The genome window AAGGACTTAAGTCCATAACAATAACACCGATTCCTCATGTTATGGCTACAGATAGCTTGTAGTAAGGACTTAAGTCCTTACTACGAACTTATGGCCTAGGAGGTCAGCCAAATTTTATTTTTGTTTTTGTTCTTCTTTTTATATAAAGCAAACTGTAAAAGTTCAAAATTAGGGCTTTTTAGTCATGGCAAAGTTTGGTTGTTGAATACAGAAGTAAGGGTACTTTAGAAAATCTCTAAACCGGATTTAAGCCTACGATCGTTTTTGCAGCCCCTTTATTTTGCCGGAGCCTTCTTCCATAATGCAGACACAAGCAACCATCACAAATCACTAAATCATCACGGTGACTGTCTACCTAGTGACTCAACTGCCGACAGATCACCCTTTCACCCCTTAGGAGAGGTCATTATGAAACTTGCAGTTTATGGCAAAGGTGGCATTGGTAAATCCACTACGAGTTGCAACATCTCGGTAGCGCTAGCACGGCGGGGCAAAAAGGTTCTGCAAATTGGCTGCGACCCCAAGCACGACAGCACCTTCACCCTCACTGGCTTTTTGATCCCCACAATTATCGATACCTTGCAAGAGAAGGACTATCACTACGAAGATGTTTGGCCTGAGGATGTGATTTACAAGGGCTATGGTGGTGTGGACTGCGTGGAAGCAGGTGGTCCCCCTGCAGGCGCAGGCTGTGGTGGCTATGTCGTGGGCGAAACAGTGAAACTGCTCAAGGAACTCAACGCCTTTGATGAATATGATGTGATTTTGTTTGATGTATTGGGCGATGTCGTGTGTGGCGGGTTTGCCGCTCCCCTCAATTACGCCGACTATTGCCTGATTGTCACCGACAACGGCTTTGATGCCCTGTTTGCAGCTAACCGAATTGCAGCCTCCGTCCGAGAAAAGGCACGTACCCATCCGCTCCGCCTCGCAGGGTTGATTGGTAACCGTACCTCTAAGCGCGATCTGATTGACAAGTATGTGGAAGCAGTGCCCATGCCTGTTTTGGAAGTTCTACCCCTGATTGAAGACATTCGCGTATCGCGGGTGAAGGGTAAGACGCTGTTTGAAATGGCTGAGCAAGATCCATCCCTTAACTATGTGTGTGACTACTACCTCAACATTGCTGACCAAATTTTAGCGCTGCCAGAGGGTGTAGTGCCCAAGGATGCACCTGATCGCGAGCTGTTCTCCTTGCTATCAGACTTCTACCTCAACCCCACCCAGCCTACTGCCAACTCCGAGGCTGAGCTAGACCTAATGATGGTGTAGCCCTAGGTCTGAAGAAAGCGTTGAGTTTTGGGGATTTCATGCCAAGGTTCGGTAGCGTAAACTCTCGGAACTCATCACGTCATTCTGGGAGCATTTGTGAACGTTGAACAACTCCGGCAATCCCTCAAGGTGAAATGGTTAACCTACTATCGAGACAATCGCCAGTGGCTGAGCCGTCTTGGAGTTTGGGTCACTTGTAATGGCAAGCGCCGACCCTCGTCTAGCTTTATCTTGGCAACACTCTCAGTGGTAGAGCCGCAATTCACCCAGTTGTTACCGTTAATTGTGGATTTGACCAACAATCCCGATCGCATCGTGGAAGCCTTGGGGTTAAACCTCAACCCAGACGAAGAGCTAAAGTCTGCTTCGGTGCAACGACTGTTGAACAACTCACCCAAATTCTTGCCCAGTGGGGGTTGTACCACAGACATTCCTATCCCCTTCAGCTCAACCGCCGAAATCAACGCGATCGATGAAACCTGTGAAGGTAAATAAATTAACAACCCCTTTTGATTTCTTACCTCGTTACTACCTATGACATCCCTAACTGAAACCCAACCCCAAGCATTGCAATTTGAGTGCGAAACAGGCAATTACCACACCTTTTGCCCGATTAGTTGTGTGGCTTGGTTATACCAGAAAATTGAAGATAGCTTCTTTTTGGTGATTGGCACCAAGACCTGTGGATATTTTCTCCAGAATGCGATGGGGGTCATGATTTTTGCTGAACCACGCTACGCCATGGCAGAACTGGAGGAGGGCGATATTTCTGCCCAGTTGAATGATTATGAGGAGCTAAAGCGCCTATGTTTACAGATTAAGCGCGATCGTAACCCCTCAGTCATTGTTTGGATTGGCACCTGCACTACGGAAATCATCAAAATGGACTTGGAGGGTATGGCTCCTAAGCTAGAGGCTGAAATCGGCATCCCGATCGTTGTTGCCCGCGCCAATGGGCTGGACTACGCCTTTACCCAGGGAGAAGACACTGTGTTGGCAGCTATGGCGCACCGTTGCCCTGACAAGGCTCCTACCAGTGAAACAGAAAGAATTGAGCGCAATGCCATCCAGAAATTGCTCAACTTCGGACGCAAGCAGGATGACGTAGCAGCAGCAGAGTCTGAGTATGTCGATCATCCTCCCCTAGTGCTATTTGGTTCCCTGCCAGATCCAGTGGTTACCCAACTGACCCTGGAGTTGAAAAAACATGGGATCAAGGTCTCTGGCTGGTTGCCTGCCAAGCGCTACACCGAACTGCCAGTGATTGAAGAGGGCTATTACGTGGCAGGGGTGAATCCGTTCTTGAGTCGCACAGCCACTACCTTGATGCGGCGGCGCAAGTGTAAGCTGATTGGGGCACCATTTCCCATTGGCCCCGATGGCACCCGTGCCTGGATTGAGAAAATCTGCTCAGTATTTGGCGTAGAACCCAAGGGCTTGGCAGAGCGAGAGGCCCAAATCTGGGCTAGCTTAGAAGACTACATTCAACTGATTCGCGGAAAATCCGTGTTCTTCATGGGCGACAACCTGTTAGAAATCTCCTTGGCTCGATTTCTGATCCGCTGTGGCATGACTTGCCCAGAAATTGGTATCCCCTATATGGACAAGCGCTACCAAGCCGCTGAACTAGACCTGCTGGAGAAGACCTGCCGAGAGATGGGGGTACCGTTGCCGACGATCGTCGAAAAGCCAGACAACTATAACCAGATCAAGCGCATTCGAGATCTGGGTGTGGATCTTGTAATCACAGGTATGGCCCATGCTAATCCCTTAGAAGCACGGGGCATTAACACCAAATGGTCTGTAGAGTTCACCTTTGCCCAAATTCATGGCTTCACCAACGCCCGTGACATCCTAGAACTGGTGACCCGTCCCCTGCGTCGCAACCATGCCCTCAAGGATTTAGGCTGGGAGAAACTAGTGCGAGAAGAAGCATAAAGCTCTCACCAAAGAGACCTCTTCACTCGTCGCTCTACTGGCATCACGCCACTTTTTCATCAGTTGGTGTAGGTCGCCTTGCTTTTATGGCAATGGGTGCATCCCACTCACGCAAATAAGCCCTCATCTCCCAGCCCCTCGCGAACAGGGAGTTGGGAGAAGGGGAACCAGACTGGAAGTCTTCCTCTCTGTCCTCAAGATACAAGGGTGAGGGCCACACAAGAGGGATACGCCCTATAGCGATTCCAAGTAGCAATGAGACACTAGGCGATGCAATAACCGCGAATAATCTCATCCAACGACGTATTTGGAGCCGAACCCCAACCCCTCTCCTAAAGCGCTATCCATGATGCAAAAGTCTCTAAAAGCCCTACTAAACAATGTTTTCAGTTTATCATCACCCAAAATCTAGATGGGGTAAGGGATTCAGAGAATCTCAGGTGCAAACGAACCTGTGAAAACCCAGCCATGACTGGATCAATGACTTCATGAAAAGTAACTCGCTGAAACCTTTGTGCAGTAAAGGTTCTGGCACGTTTCTCGTAATGGATAGCCCAAAATGCAGGCGAGGGGTTTAAGTATCTCTTTCTAACCTGGAATGACTATGGCATCCCCTCTTAGCTTAGCTCTATTGGGTTTGGCGCAGACTTGACTAGAATGTGCAAGAACTCTTCACCCTTGGAAAATGCATCTGCTAGTACGGCTGACATTCCCTTTACTCGAAATGGCCCATTCAAGTTTCGGCGACGGCTGAGAAAGTCAGTAATTTGATAATCGTCTACGTAGATAACGCCATTCATAGCATCGCGCACAGGTTTGATGATGTTGTCGTTGTCAGGAACCCCGCTCTCATTCCACGTTGCTTCAAAGTAATGGGTAATCACAACCTGAAGCGGTTCACCTGTGGGTGGATTTTTCCAATAATTACGGGCAGTATTGTGTACAGTCTGACACCAATCACGCAGAATTTGTTTGTTCTTTGTTTGATGGGAAACGGGTTTACCCACAACAACAAACTCGAATGGTAATAGTTGAGGATGGATAGTCATAGATATATCCTTAGAAACTAGGCTAAGATTTGAATTTTTTTGACTCAACTTAATCCGCAGCTAATTGACTAATCACTAAGTCAACTCTTAAGTCAACTCTAGTAATTAGTTACTAAGCAGTGATGATTAAAATCATCACTATTGTCAGATACACACCAACATGAACGAGGGTATTTATCGCCCTGAACCGCGATCGTCATCCTCGTAGAAAACGCTAGATCGATGTTTTGTCATGGCATTATCCTCGCGGAATGATCAAGATTAGCCAGGTTATAAATAGACATCAATTGCTCAGCTTTAGCTTTGGCCGCATTCCGAATAAATTCCGATCGATTCTCTCCGGCTAGGAGTATTACCGTGTGAATCAGCTCTAGTTCAACGCTAGAAAAGCGGATAGGAATAATATGATACCTCGTCAATCTATGCATTGTCTTTTGTAAGATACAACAAATATATTTTGTACACTACAATAGACAAAAATCAAGTAGGCTATCAAAATTTTTGGGGAAAAACTCAATTTCCCTACAGATGTATAGAGGGGCATTGCCCCTAGAGGG of Cyanobacteriota bacterium contains these proteins:
- a CDS encoding ferredoxin:protochlorophyllide reductase (ATP-dependent) subunit N, with protein sequence MTSLTETQPQALQFECETGNYHTFCPISCVAWLYQKIEDSFFLVIGTKTCGYFLQNAMGVMIFAEPRYAMAELEEGDISAQLNDYEELKRLCLQIKRDRNPSVIVWIGTCTTEIIKMDLEGMAPKLEAEIGIPIVVARANGLDYAFTQGEDTVLAAMAHRCPDKAPTSETERIERNAIQKLLNFGRKQDDVAAAESEYVDHPPLVLFGSLPDPVVTQLTLELKKHGIKVSGWLPAKRYTELPVIEEGYYVAGVNPFLSRTATTLMRRRKCKLIGAPFPIGPDGTRAWIEKICSVFGVEPKGLAEREAQIWASLEDYIQLIRGKSVFFMGDNLLEISLARFLIRCGMTCPEIGIPYMDKRYQAAELDLLEKTCREMGVPLPTIVEKPDNYNQIKRIRDLGVDLVITGMAHANPLEARGINTKWSVEFTFAQIHGFTNARDILELVTRPLRRNHALKDLGWEKLVREEA
- a CDS encoding DUF5331 domain-containing protein, with the protein product MNVEQLRQSLKVKWLTYYRDNRQWLSRLGVWVTCNGKRRPSSSFILATLSVVEPQFTQLLPLIVDLTNNPDRIVEALGLNLNPDEELKSASVQRLLNNSPKFLPSGGCTTDIPIPFSSTAEINAIDETCEGK
- the bchL gene encoding ferredoxin:protochlorophyllide reductase (ATP-dependent) iron-sulfur ATP-binding protein; translation: MKLAVYGKGGIGKSTTSCNISVALARRGKKVLQIGCDPKHDSTFTLTGFLIPTIIDTLQEKDYHYEDVWPEDVIYKGYGGVDCVEAGGPPAGAGCGGYVVGETVKLLKELNAFDEYDVILFDVLGDVVCGGFAAPLNYADYCLIVTDNGFDALFAANRIAASVREKARTHPLRLAGLIGNRTSKRDLIDKYVEAVPMPVLEVLPLIEDIRVSRVKGKTLFEMAEQDPSLNYVCDYYLNIADQILALPEGVVPKDAPDRELFSLLSDFYLNPTQPTANSEAELDLMMV
- a CDS encoding RusA family crossover junction endodeoxyribonuclease; its protein translation is MTIHPQLLPFEFVVVGKPVSHQTKNKQILRDWCQTVHNTARNYWKNPPTGEPLQVVITHYFEATWNESGVPDNDNIIKPVRDAMNGVIYVDDYQITDFLSRRRNLNGPFRVKGMSAVLADAFSKGEEFLHILVKSAPNPIELS